The proteins below come from a single Rosa rugosa chromosome 2, drRosRugo1.1, whole genome shotgun sequence genomic window:
- the LOC133732137 gene encoding F-box/kelch-repeat protein At3g23880-like encodes MWDDCYEGKSLLSPESTSKLCLSITHVFQNWLKSLPEEIIPTILIRLPIKSLIRFTSVCKSWMSTIKDPSFIRTHLTHTLTLNDQNATHLILLHNYGFEEDSYSLHYDNNEVSQYCNIEFPIGLKNRMKNSCFRVVGTCDGLVLLADDLGNEAYNFVIWNPSIRKYVILPKPSVRFSTHGDYEANIGLGYDAIGNDYKLVRVTSLVDQPDHYPRTLVQYYSLATGSWGMLRLLPPCLVNSSRVHVLVNGALHWLAICWTDDHQIKYLVMAFDVGGQSFREIMLPESLQLDELLEFRLGVSGDRKSIGLFVRCKSETNCFLDIWVMKEYCVEKSWTKLMILTPQGPKRSLPKALCFRRSGEVVLILEDDRELVSLEIVSKQFKNLGISAGQVCFVDSYEESLLLLDRKDAISY; translated from the coding sequence ATGTGGGACGATTGTTATGAAGGTAAGTCTCTGTTGAGCCCTGAATCCACCTCTAAGCTTTGTTTGTCCATCACTCATGTCTTCCAAAATTGGCTCAAATCTCTCCCTGAAGAAATCATACCCACCATCCTGATCAGACTACCCATCAAATCCTTGATCAGATTCACCTCTGTCTGCAAGTCTTGGATGTCCACCATTAAAGACCCAAGCTTTATCCGCACCCACCTCACCCACACTCTCACTCTCAATGACCAAAATGCCACCCACCTCATTCTCCTCCACAATTATGGGTTCGAAGAAGACTCCTACTCTTTGCACTATGATAACAATGAAGTCAGTCAGTACTGCAACATTGAATTTCCAATTGGTCTCAAGAACAGAATGAAGAATTCGTGTTTTCGTGTTGTGGGTACTTGTGATGGGCTCGTTTTGCTTGCTGATGATCTAGGGAATGAAGCTTACAACTTTGTTATATGGAACCCTAGTATAAGAAAGTATGTGATCCTTCCTAAGCCCAGTGTTAGGTTTTCGACACACGGTGACTATGAGGCTAACATTGGTCTGGGTTATGATGCTATTGGTAATGATTATAAGCTTGTGAGGGTGACATCTCTTGTGGATCAACCTGATCACTACCCAAGGACTTTAGTTCAGTATTATTCACTAGCCACAGGCTCTTGGGGCATGCTTCGTCTTCTCCCTCCATGTTTAGTGAATAGCTCCCGGGTCCATGTTTTAGTCAATGGGGCACTGCACTGGCTGGCTATCTGTTGGACGGATGATCATCAAATAAAGTATTTGGTTATGGCATTTGATGTGGGAGGTCAGTCATTTCGAGAGATAATGCTGCCTGAGAGCCTCCAACTGGATGAGTTATTGGAGTTCAGGTTGGGTGTTTCGGGAGATAGAAAATCCATTGGTCTGTTTGTGAGGTGCAAGAGTGAGACTAACTGTTTTCTTGATATATGGGTAATGAAGGAGTATTGCGTTGAGAAGTCGTGGACCAAATTGATGATTCTCACTCCACAAGGTCCAAAAAGAAGTTTACCCAAAGCATTGTGTTTTAGGAGGAGTGGGGAAGTGGTGTTGATACTTGAAGATGACCGTGAATTGGTTTCACTTGAGATTGTGAGCAAACAGTTTAAAAATCTTGGGATTTCTGCAGGTCAGGTTTGTTTTGTTGACTCGTATGAAGAGAGCCTACTCTTGCTTGACAGGAAGGATGCAATTTCTTATTGA
- the LOC133730951 gene encoding F-box protein CPR1-like codes for MNDHKLAAIELKSEARLDYFPQEIISNILIRLPIKSLIKCTSVCKSWKSLIQNPSFIDAHLSHTVSCNNQNGTHLLLVHSVCSKRFCSLFDRDFVRGEKEDLYSLYYDNHGFDEYCKIELPSDLEEIMLSSCFRVVGTCNGLVCLVDELGCHGYNLIIWNPCIRKFVNLPEPAVLRGGCDASVGFGYDATSNDYKVVRLVTLSDQYQNFHEWPTLFQVYSLATGSWSRLRSDLPPCQMFSSPAQAFVNGALHWSAIRQKNDAFNYFVLAFDVGSELFREIMFPKSLKWDPPLALRISVSGDGKSIAVFTDWRKSHTDYFLDIWVMKEYCMENSWTKLMILSAEVPQRNLPKTLCFRKIGEVLVLEDSYELVSLDIMSRKVKTLGVYGGQYCSVDSYEESLVLLDRKYGVSY; via the coding sequence ATGAATGACCATAAACTTGCTGCAATTGAATTGAAATCTGAGGCAAGATTGGACTATTTCCCTCAAGAAATCATCTCCAATATCCTAATTAGATTACCTATTAAGTCTTTGATCAAATGCACCTCCGTCTGCAAGTCTTGGAAATCTTTGATCCAAAACCCTAGCTTTATTGATGCACATCTTAGCCACACAGTCAGTTGTAATAACCAGAATGGCACTCACCTCCTACTAGTCCACAGTGTTTGTAGTAAAAGATTTTGCAGCTTATTCGACAGAGATTTCGTTAGAGGTGAAAAGGaagacctttactctttgtaCTATGATAACCATGGATTTGATGAGTACTGCAAGATTGAATTGCCTAGTGATCTTGAGGAAATTATGCTCAGTTCGTGTTTCCGTGTGGTCGGTACTTGTAATGGACTAGTATGCCTTGTGGATGAATTAGGGTGTCATGGTTACAACTTGATCATATGGAATCCTTGTATAAGAAAGTTTGTAAACCTTCCTGAACCTGCTGTGCTGCGAGGTGGTTGTGATGCCTCTGTTGGCTTTGGTTATGATGCCACAAGCAATGACTATAAGGTTGTGAGACTTGTCACGCTTTCGGATCAATATCAGAATTTCCATGAGTGGCCAACTCTATTTCAGGTTTATTCACTGGCCACAGGCTCGTGGAGCAGGCTTCGTTCTGATCTTCCTCCGTGTCAAATGTTTTCCTCCCCAGCCCAGGCTTTTGTAAATGGGGCACTTCACTGGTCTGCAATCCGCCAGAAAAATGATGCTTTCAACTATTTTGTTCTGGCTTTTGATGTGGGCAGTGAGTTGTTTCGAGAGATAATGTTTCCCAAGAGTCTGAAATGGGATCCGCCGTTGGCATTGCGAATATCTGTTTCTGGAGATGGGAAATCCATTGCTGTCTTCACTGATTGGCGCAAGAGTCATACCGATTATTTTCTTGATATATGGGTAATGAAAGAGTACTGCATGGAGAATTCGTGGACCAAATTGATGATTCTCAGTGCAGAAGTTCCACAAAGAAATTTACCCAAGACATTGTGTTTCAGGAAGATAGGTGAAGTTTTGGTGCTTGAAGACAGCTACGAACTAGTTTCACTTGACATTATGAGCAGAAAAGTTAAAACTCTTGGGGTTTATGGAGGTCAGTATTGCTCTGTTGACTCTTATGAAGAGAGCCTTGTATTACTTGACAGGAAATATGGTGTTTCTTACTGA